One Mycosarcoma maydis chromosome 9, whole genome shotgun sequence DNA window includes the following coding sequences:
- a CDS encoding uncharacterized protein (related to beta-1,3-glucan binding protein) gives MEKLGAQSKAAQERLEWLDSKESKRIRIKNRRVVLIGVVMGIAAMIAVVLDGVLRVEKQDKLCLILDDDFSNGFNKSTWSHEIQVGGYGTGSFDWTTDSEANTYVEDGKLYLVPTLTVENFWPPYFNMDGLKIDLAASGNCTGLTEKDCTMGNNHNEGRMLNPIQSTRITTKKSHAIRYGKVEVRARTPTGNWLWPAIWMMPRDSVYGIWPASGEIDLMESSGNMPRHRMDERAVGAVQSSYHFGPDWRTNAGGHHTGYQFRWRDYFNQGFHNYVLEWNEKRMRVYVDDPRYTLSYFEFPKEPMWDAGKFADIQIEPPIHNPWIRSDTPNVAPFDQHFYLILNVAVGGKYFQGAGDIVWNTESAYPATTFWSNIKKWYPSWPTDPRERGMAIDRVRMWQKC, from the coding sequence ATGGAGAAGCTCGGCGCGCAATCGAAAGCGGCGCAGGAGCGTCTGGAATGGCTCGACAGCAAAGAATCCAAGCGCATTCGGATCAAAAACAGGCGAGTCGTCCTGATCGGCGTCGTGATGGGCATCGCCGCCATGATCGCCGTTGTGCTGGACGGTGTGCTTCGAGTAGAGAAGCAAGACAAGCTCTGTCTCAttctcgacgacgatttCTCCAACGGCTTCAATAAATCGACTTGGTCACATGAGATCCAGGTTGGTGGCTACGGTACCGGATCGTTCGATTGGACCACCGACAGCGAAGCAAATACCTatgtcgaggatggcaagctTTACCTTGTCCCCACCTTGACAGTCGAGAACTTTTGGCCACCTTACTTTAACATGGACGGTCTCAAAATCGACCTTGCTGCCTCGGGCAACTGTACCGGCCTTACTGAAAAGGACTGTACCATGGGCAATAATCACAACGAGGGCCGCATGCTCAATCCTATCCAAAGCACTCGTATCACCACCAAAAAGTCGCACGCCATTCGCTACGGCAAAGTCGAAGTGCGTGCCAGAACGCCAACCGGTAACTGGCTATGGCCTGCCATCTGGATGATGCCACGCGACTCTGTCTACGGTATTTGGCCTGCCAGTGGTGAAATCGATCTGATGGAGTCTTCAGGCAACATGCCCCGTCACCGAATGGACGAGCGTGCAGTTGGCGCTGTGCAGTCTTCTTACCACTTTGGACCCGATTGGAGAACTAACGCTGGTGGCCACCACACTGGTTATCAGTTCCGATGGCGCGACTATTTCAACCAGGGTTTTCACAACTATGTACTCGAATGGAACGAGAAGCGCATGAGAGTCTACGTCGACGATCCGCGTTACACCTTATCGTACTTCGAGTTTCCAAAGGAGCCCATGTGGGACGCTGGCAAGTTCGCCGATATCCAGATCGAGCCCCCTATCCACAACCCTTGGATTCGCAGCGACACACCTAACGTTGCTCCCTTCGATCAGCATTTTTACCTCATTCTCAATGTCGCCGTCGGTGGTAAGTACTTCCAAGGTGCCGGCGACATTGTCTGGAATACTGAGTCGGCGTATCCCGCCACCACCTTCTGGAGCAACATTAAGAAGTGGTATCCATCCTGGCCCACCGACCCGAGGGAACGAGGCATGGCCATCGACCGTGTTCGAATGTGGCAGAAGTGCTAG